In Candidatus Poribacteria bacterium, the following are encoded in one genomic region:
- a CDS encoding dipeptide epimerase, protein MDIASRTTDLQLQHPFKIARRATDAFRQVISVEIDGGIGETAPARFYGETVQTVGAALETIAPALPKDLDAIHDVMEIVEATFGGNYAAKSAIDMALHDRLGKKLGVPLYQLWGLNPHKTPYTSFTIGLDEPEVMAEKTRHTEAYPILKVKLGTPQDIEIIQKLREVTEKPIYVDANTAWTPKEAVRKIRELARYGVELVEQPTKPNDLPGLKFVREHSELPIIADESVKRASDIPVLAECVDGINIKLVKCGGLLEAYRMINVARAHDLQVMIGCMIESSLGITAAAHLTPLVDYADLDGHLLIANDPYTGVRLDKGKLILPNRPGIGVT, encoded by the coding sequence ATGGACATTGCCTCCCGAACCACAGATTTACAACTCCAGCACCCGTTCAAGATTGCGCGGCGGGCAACAGATGCGTTCCGACAAGTGATCTCTGTGGAGATTGATGGTGGCATCGGTGAAACGGCACCCGCTCGGTTTTACGGTGAAACCGTTCAGACAGTTGGGGCAGCCTTAGAAACCATTGCACCCGCACTTCCCAAAGACCTCGATGCAATCCATGACGTGATGGAGATCGTTGAAGCAACGTTCGGCGGCAATTACGCCGCGAAGTCTGCGATCGACATGGCACTCCATGATCGACTCGGTAAAAAACTTGGGGTTCCGCTCTATCAACTCTGGGGACTCAACCCGCATAAGACCCCTTACACATCCTTTACGATTGGGCTTGATGAACCCGAGGTAATGGCAGAGAAGACCCGGCATACTGAAGCGTATCCGATCCTGAAAGTCAAACTCGGCACCCCGCAAGATATTGAGATAATTCAGAAACTCCGCGAAGTCACAGAGAAACCCATCTATGTCGATGCAAATACGGCGTGGACACCAAAGGAGGCTGTTAGGAAGATCCGCGAACTGGCGCGGTATGGTGTCGAATTGGTGGAACAACCGACGAAACCCAACGATCTGCCGGGACTCAAGTTCGTTCGAGAACACTCAGAACTACCGATTATTGCCGATGAAAGCGTCAAGCGCGCAAGCGACATTCCGGTCCTCGCTGAGTGCGTTGACGGCATCAATATCAAACTCGTCAAGTGTGGCGGATTGCTCGAGGCCTACCGAATGATAAACGTTGCCCGCGCACACGACTTGCAGGTCATGATTGGCTGTATGATAGAGAGTTCACTCGGTATCACCGCCGCTGCACACCTAACACCCCTCGTAGACTATGCAGATCTGGATGGTCATCTACTCATTGCGAACGATCCCTACACCGGTGTTCGCCTTGATAAGGGTAAATTGATATTACCAAATCGCCCCGGCATCGGCGTTACATAA
- a CDS encoding SDR family oxidoreductase: protein MHGILISSKYTTQNKRRNLKMTKQNRNVLITGGTGILGSAVTKTYLAQGDTVAVTYLFDDEVERFKEYNPELSEDVAFLFANVTEEAEVQKTVEEFLSKFGSLDVLVNIVGGFVGGIPTAELEESRWDFMMNLNLKSVFLCCKTVIPHMTERRYGKIINVSARAGLKGEAGLSAYCVSKGGVRTLTESLAAEVMDSGVNVNAIMPSVMDTPANRESMPDEEHDRWVAPADVAKVICFLTSDDAAVINGAAIPVYGRA from the coding sequence ATGCATGGTATACTAATATCATCCAAATACACAACCCAAAACAAACGGAGAAATCTAAAAATGACAAAACAAAACCGCAACGTACTCATCACCGGCGGCACAGGTATATTAGGCAGTGCCGTCACCAAAACCTACCTCGCCCAAGGCGACACCGTGGCTGTCACGTATCTATTTGATGACGAAGTGGAACGCTTTAAAGAATACAATCCTGAACTCAGCGAAGACGTTGCCTTCCTCTTTGCCAACGTCACCGAGGAAGCCGAAGTTCAGAAGACCGTTGAGGAATTCTTATCCAAATTCGGTTCGTTGGATGTATTGGTGAACATCGTTGGTGGGTTTGTCGGTGGGATCCCAACTGCAGAACTTGAAGAGAGTAGATGGGACTTCATGATGAACCTTAACCTCAAATCGGTGTTTCTGTGTTGCAAAACAGTCATACCACACATGACGGAACGCCGCTACGGCAAGATTATCAACGTTTCCGCACGCGCCGGATTAAAAGGTGAGGCGGGATTGAGTGCCTATTGCGTCTCTAAAGGCGGGGTTCGCACCTTGACCGAGTCGTTGGCGGCTGAGGTGATGGATTCGGGGGTAAATGTCAATGCCATTATGCCGAGCGTTATGGACACCCCCGCCAACCGAGAGTCCATGCCGGACGAGGAACACGACCGGTGGGTCGCACCTGCCGATGTCGCCAAGGTGATATGTTTCCTGACTTCCGATGACGCAGCCGTCATCAACGGTGCTGCGATCCCGGTTTACGGCAGGGCTTAA
- a CDS encoding sulfatase-like hydrolase/transferase, with amino-acid sequence MATTPNILLLMTDQQRWDAMSCSGEKKKSACGFSRVQTPHLDRIAGEGIRFTNCVTTSPVCIPTRLSLATGLYPHNTHVWNNMNHQMPAETPTWMQAVRDAGYRTSLFGKTHLHPHNGDLREREDLMNAYGLDDVNEIGGPRASANVLSHMTAMWEEKGLWEGYRADYRERFSTKPHLVRSSTLGLEDYADVYVGQQAKQYLQHYEREEPWCCWVSFGGPHEPWDTPEPYASMYNPEDMPPAIPRPFMERRPTGHLDNLMQRMNPTFEPGEVGRLRANYAGNVTLIDDQIGEILDAIEARGELENTIIVHTSDHGEMNGDYGLIYKSNFLNGAVRIPLLVRTPETSGLQTPPTGRICESPVEWLDIGPTLVELAGGELEHRQFGKSLCPVLTHPEATHRDFAISEIEGEIMLLNKEWKVALNAEGEVYLLFNVQNDPNEIQNLAGRPEVADVETALRLQILERLMQTQLDKPFR; translated from the coding sequence ATGGCAACCACTCCGAACATCCTTCTTCTTATGACAGACCAACAGCGTTGGGACGCGATGAGTTGCAGTGGCGAGAAGAAGAAAAGCGCGTGTGGCTTTTCTCGGGTCCAGACCCCACATTTGGATCGAATTGCCGGTGAAGGGATCCGATTCACGAACTGCGTCACCACATCACCCGTCTGTATCCCGACGCGACTCAGCTTGGCGACGGGTTTGTATCCCCATAACACGCATGTCTGGAACAATATGAATCACCAGATGCCTGCCGAAACGCCGACATGGATGCAAGCGGTGCGTGATGCTGGGTATCGGACGAGCCTGTTTGGTAAGACACACCTCCATCCACACAACGGCGATCTGCGTGAACGTGAGGACTTAATGAACGCCTACGGGTTAGACGATGTGAACGAAATCGGTGGACCGCGGGCAAGCGCGAATGTGCTGTCCCACATGACGGCGATGTGGGAAGAAAAGGGTTTATGGGAGGGTTACCGCGCCGATTATCGCGAGCGGTTCAGCACGAAACCGCATCTCGTCCGTTCATCAACGTTAGGACTCGAAGATTATGCCGACGTCTACGTTGGGCAACAGGCGAAGCAATACCTCCAGCACTATGAACGGGAGGAACCGTGGTGCTGTTGGGTGAGTTTTGGTGGACCGCATGAACCGTGGGATACACCTGAACCTTATGCCAGCATGTACAATCCTGAAGACATGCCGCCAGCGATCCCGCGTCCGTTTATGGAAAGGCGTCCCACAGGACATTTGGACAACCTGATGCAGCGGATGAATCCGACGTTTGAACCCGGCGAAGTCGGAAGACTTCGAGCGAATTATGCTGGCAACGTGACGCTCATTGATGATCAGATCGGTGAGATTCTTGACGCAATCGAGGCGCGCGGTGAGCTTGAAAACACAATCATCGTCCATACCTCCGACCACGGTGAAATGAACGGCGACTATGGACTTATCTATAAAAGCAATTTTCTGAACGGTGCCGTTCGCATCCCGCTACTCGTGCGAACCCCTGAAACATCGGGGTTACAAACCCCTCCCACAGGACGGATCTGTGAGAGTCCGGTGGAATGGCTCGACATTGGTCCAACGCTTGTTGAATTGGCGGGCGGCGAATTGGAGCATCGTCAGTTCGGGAAATCGTTGTGTCCAGTGCTGACGCACCCTGAAGCGACACATCGTGATTTCGCGATTTCGGAGATAGAGGGCGAGATTATGTTACTGAACAAGGAATGGAAGGTGGCTCTCAACGCGGAGGGTGAAGTTTACCTTTTGTTTAATGTGCAGAACGACCCGAATGAAATACAGAACCTTGCGGGTAGACCCGAAGTTGCGGACGTTGAAACGGCGTTGCGCCTGCAAATTTTAGAAAGACTCATGCAGACGCAACTGGATAAACCCTTTCGATAA